From the Leptolyngbya sp. O-77 genome, one window contains:
- a CDS encoding S9 family peptidase, translating into MPQIAPFGSWKSPITSDLIVAGSLRLGEVRLDGGDVYWSEGRPTEGGRNVVVRRSLSDASQHSTTDLTPIPFNVRTRVHEYGGGAYIVDDGTVYFSNFADQRLYRTRTDEAPQPITPEGAFRYADAVCDRVRNRLICVREDHSQNDHEPVNTIVSVSLSSSDGGLDAGTVLVSGSDFYAFPRLSPDGSRLCWIEWNHPNMPWDGTTLWVATVNADGSLGEPQKIIGGETESIFQPEWSPDGELYFVSDRTNWWNLYRWNFATATPEPLCPKASEFGLPLWVFGMTTYGFESAESLICTYSEDGISKLARLHTRTLKLTEIPTPYTSIGGIRVLGSSVAFGAGSPTKPGAIAHLDLSTGQITELRHASTLEIDPGYISIPQAIEFPTTHGLTAHGFFYPPQNQDFAAPAGEKPPLLVKIHGGPTAATSATFSPSIQYWTSRGIAILDVNYGGSTGYGRDYRERLKGNWGIVDVDDCVNGARYLAEQGLVDGDRLCIDGGSAGGCTTLAALAFRDVFKAGASHYGVSDLEALARDTHKFESRYLDGLIGPYPARRDLYIERSPIHAIDRLNCPLIFFQGDEDKIVPPNQAEMMVDALREKGLPVAYVLFQGEQHGFRKAENIKRALDGELYFYARVFGFPLAEQMEPVAIANL; encoded by the coding sequence ATGCCGCAGATTGCCCCCTTTGGCTCTTGGAAATCGCCCATCACCTCAGACCTGATTGTGGCGGGAAGCTTGCGCTTGGGTGAGGTGCGGCTGGATGGTGGCGATGTTTACTGGAGTGAGGGGCGACCGACGGAGGGTGGGCGGAATGTGGTCGTGCGGCGATCGCTCTCGGATGCTTCGCAGCATTCCACGACTGATCTCACACCGATACCGTTTAACGTTCGCACTCGTGTTCATGAATATGGCGGCGGGGCATATATTGTGGATGACGGCACTGTATATTTCTCGAACTTCGCCGACCAGCGGCTGTATCGCACAAGGACTGACGAAGCGCCTCAGCCGATTACCCCTGAAGGTGCATTTCGCTATGCCGATGCCGTGTGCGATCGCGTGCGAAATCGGCTCATCTGCGTGCGCGAAGATCATTCCCAAAATGATCACGAACCCGTGAATACGATCGTGTCCGTTAGCCTTTCATCCTCAGATGGAGGGCTGGATGCAGGGACGGTGCTGGTGTCGGGCAGCGACTTCTATGCGTTTCCCCGGTTGAGTCCTGATGGGTCGCGGCTGTGCTGGATCGAGTGGAACCATCCGAATATGCCGTGGGACGGCACGACGCTGTGGGTGGCAACGGTCAACGCAGACGGCAGCCTGGGCGAGCCGCAGAAAATCATTGGTGGCGAAACAGAATCGATCTTTCAGCCGGAGTGGTCGCCGGATGGAGAACTGTACTTTGTCAGCGATCGCACCAACTGGTGGAACCTCTACCGCTGGAATTTTGCCACCGCCACACCAGAGCCGCTCTGCCCCAAAGCATCGGAATTTGGACTGCCGCTGTGGGTGTTTGGCATGACCACTTACGGCTTTGAGTCGGCAGAGTCGCTGATTTGCACCTACAGCGAGGATGGAATTTCCAAGCTGGCGCGGCTGCACACGCGCACGCTAAAACTCACCGAGATTCCCACGCCTTACACCAGCATCGGCGGCATTCGGGTTTTGGGTTCGTCGGTCGCGTTTGGCGCAGGTTCGCCGACGAAACCAGGGGCGATCGCCCATCTCGACCTATCTACGGGGCAAATCACAGAATTGCGCCACGCCAGTACGCTTGAAATCGATCCTGGCTATATTTCCATACCGCAGGCAATTGAATTTCCAACGACCCATGGCCTCACCGCCCACGGCTTTTTCTACCCGCCCCAAAATCAAGACTTTGCCGCGCCCGCAGGCGAAAAGCCGCCGCTTTTGGTGAAAATCCACGGCGGCCCCACCGCCGCCACCAGCGCCACCTTCAGCCCCAGCATTCAATACTGGACGAGCCGAGGCATTGCCATTTTGGACGTGAACTATGGCGGCAGCACGGGCTACGGGCGCGACTATCGCGAACGACTAAAGGGCAACTGGGGCATTGTGGACGTGGATGACTGTGTAAATGGTGCCAGGTATCTTGCCGAGCAAGGACTGGTGGATGGCGATCGCCTCTGCATCGACGGCGGCAGCGCGGGCGGCTGTACCACGCTGGCAGCGCTGGCGTTTCGCGACGTGTTCAAGGCGGGAGCCAGCCACTATGGCGTAAGCGATCTGGAAGCGCTGGCCAGAGACACTCACAAGTTTGAATCGCGCTATCTGGACGGGCTGATCGGCCCCTACCCTGCCCGCCGCGATTTGTATATCGAGCGATCGCCTATCCACGCCATCGATCGGCTCAACTGCCCGCTGATTTTCTTCCAGGGCGACGAAGACAAAATCGTGCCGCCCAACCAGGCAGAAATGATGGTCGATGCGCTGCGAGAAAAGGGGCTGCCCGTCGCCTATGTGCTGTTTCAGGGCGAACAGCACGGCTTCCGCAAAGCAGAGAACATTAAACGGGCGCTGGATGGTGAACTCTATTTCTATGCGCGGGTGTTTGGGTTTCCGCTGGCAGAGCAGATGGAACCCGTGGCGATCGCCAACCTCTGA
- the lhgO gene encoding L-2-hydroxyglutarate oxidase gives MYDFAIIGGGIVGLSTAMALGRRYPDAKIVLFEKESRWAFHQTGNNSGVIHSGVYYKPGSFKAKFCRDGCQSMVAFCREHDIPHEVCGKVIVATEEHELPLLENLYQRGLQNGIQVARITAEEVREIEPHVNCLAGVRVFSTGIADYKQVCQKYAEIVRSQGGELYLNTKVERIVDRPNSKVVETTNGTFEARLVVNCAGLHSDRVAKMGGVDPEAKIVPFRGEYYELTPEKRYLVKGLIYPVPNPDFPFLGVHFTRMIDGSVHAGPNAVLSLKREGYKKTDFDLKDFAEVMTYPGFWKLAAKHADEGIQEIIRSFSKAAFVRSLQRLIPEVQSEDLVPTHAGVRAQALMNDGKLVDDFLIVKGQNSIHVCNAPSPAATSSLEIGKAVTEQIAEQFLPATSPVQAV, from the coding sequence ATGTACGATTTTGCAATTATTGGCGGTGGCATCGTTGGTTTATCAACGGCAATGGCGCTGGGCCGCCGCTACCCAGATGCCAAGATTGTCCTTTTTGAAAAAGAGAGCCGCTGGGCCTTTCACCAGACAGGTAACAACAGCGGCGTGATTCACTCCGGGGTTTACTACAAGCCAGGCAGCTTCAAAGCAAAGTTTTGCCGCGACGGCTGCCAGTCGATGGTGGCGTTTTGTCGCGAACATGACATCCCTCACGAAGTTTGCGGCAAAGTAATTGTGGCAACCGAGGAACACGAGCTGCCGCTGCTGGAGAATCTCTATCAGCGGGGTCTGCAAAACGGCATCCAGGTTGCCCGGATTACAGCCGAGGAGGTGCGGGAAATTGAGCCGCATGTCAACTGTCTGGCTGGGGTGCGCGTGTTTTCGACGGGCATTGCTGACTATAAGCAGGTCTGCCAGAAATATGCAGAAATCGTGCGATCGCAAGGCGGTGAGTTATACCTCAACACCAAAGTAGAACGCATTGTCGATCGACCCAACAGCAAAGTGGTGGAAACCACGAACGGCACGTTTGAAGCGCGGCTGGTGGTGAACTGTGCTGGACTGCATAGCGATCGCGTCGCTAAGATGGGCGGCGTTGATCCCGAAGCGAAAATCGTGCCCTTCCGGGGTGAATATTACGAACTCACGCCCGAAAAGCGCTATCTGGTGAAAGGGCTGATTTATCCCGTGCCCAATCCTGACTTTCCCTTTTTGGGTGTTCACTTTACCCGCATGATCGACGGCAGCGTCCACGCTGGCCCCAACGCCGTCCTCAGCCTCAAGCGCGAGGGCTACAAAAAGACCGACTTTGACCTCAAGGACTTTGCTGAGGTGATGACCTATCCCGGCTTCTGGAAGCTGGCAGCTAAGCACGCTGACGAGGGCATCCAGGAAATCATCCGTTCGTTTAGCAAGGCTGCGTTTGTGCGGAGCTTGCAGCGGCTTATCCCTGAAGTGCAGTCTGAGGATCTGGTGCCGACCCATGCGGGCGTTCGGGCCCAAGCGTTGATGAACGATGGCAAGCTGGTGGACGACTTTTTGATTGTGAAGGGTCAGAACTCGATCCACGTCTGCAATGCGCCCTCTCCGGCGGCGACCTCCTCGCTGGAGATTGGCAAGGCCGTCACCGAGCAAATTGCCGAACAGTTTTTGCCTGCCACGTCCCCTGTGCAGGCGGTTTAA
- the rfbF gene encoding glucose-1-phosphate cytidylyltransferase — translation MKAVILAGGLGTRLSEETTVKPKPMVEIGGQPILWHIMKIYSAHGINDFIICCGYKGYVIKEYFANYFLRMSDVTFDMRFNQMNIHSGYAEPWRVTLVDTGDNSMTGGRLRRVREHIGNETFCFTYGDGVSDVNITELVEFHRQQSTLATLTAVQPQGRFGAIALGEEQTKITQFHEKPVGDGAWINGGYFVLEPEVIDYVEDDSTVWEQEPLQKLAHMGQLSAYKHAGFWQPMDTLKDKNYLDELWKKGKAPWKTW, via the coding sequence ATGAAGGCAGTCATCCTAGCTGGAGGATTGGGGACTCGCTTAAGCGAGGAAACCACCGTCAAGCCAAAGCCGATGGTGGAAATTGGTGGACAGCCAATCCTCTGGCACATCATGAAGATCTACTCTGCCCACGGCATTAATGACTTCATCATTTGTTGCGGCTACAAGGGTTACGTCATCAAAGAATACTTTGCAAATTACTTCCTGCGAATGTCGGATGTCACGTTTGACATGCGATTTAATCAGATGAATATCCACTCTGGCTATGCCGAACCCTGGCGCGTCACGTTGGTAGATACGGGTGACAACTCCATGACAGGGGGGCGTCTGCGTCGCGTTCGAGAGCATATTGGTAACGAAACCTTTTGCTTCACCTACGGCGACGGCGTGAGTGATGTCAACATTACCGAATTAGTGGAGTTCCACAGACAGCAATCGACGCTGGCAACGCTCACAGCAGTGCAGCCACAGGGACGTTTTGGGGCGATCGCCCTTGGCGAAGAGCAGACCAAAATCACCCAATTTCACGAAAAGCCTGTTGGCGACGGAGCCTGGATTAACGGTGGCTATTTTGTTTTGGAGCCAGAGGTCATCGACTACGTTGAGGATGACTCGACCGTGTGGGAACAGGAGCCACTGCAAAAGCTGGCGCATATGGGTCAACTCTCTGCCTACAAGCACGCAGGCTTCTGGCAGCCCATGGATACCCTCAAGGATAAGAACTACCTGGACGAACTTTGGAAAAAGGGGAAAGCCCCTTGGAAGACCTGGTAG